The Vitis vinifera cultivar Pinot Noir 40024 chromosome 1, ASM3070453v1 DNA segment CTGGCAACTGACCACCGAATTGATTATAACCCAAGTTTAACTCTTCCAAGGAACTATTAGCGCATGCTGATAAACCATTCACCAATTCAATTCCTTCACTTCCAATATTATTGTATGAGAGATCTAAGGTTACCAAGTTGTGAAGGCTTAGCAAATTAACATGGAGAATCGGACCTTTAATTGTAGCATCATTTAAATAAAGATCCATAAGGGTACTGATGTTAAACAACCAGCCAGGCAAAGTAGTGTTGAAATTGTTGTAGGAGAGATCAATGACCGAAACAGAAGTCAAATTAACAAACGGATTGGAGTACTGAGGGAAGTGACTGAGTTCACAATGGGACAAATGTAATTCTAACAAAAATGGAAGCATGTTTACAGCTTGCATCCAATTTGTGGTTGCTTTACTAAGGTTCACATGCCCCAGATCAAGGTATTTTAAAGAAGAAAGACCAGAAAgccaatttaaattatgaacCCTCACTAATGGAGCAGAAAAGTTGTAGTAATCTCCTCCATGAAGGTCAAGATAACGTAACTGCGACAAATTTCCAAGATGAGGAGGAATCATCCCACCAAATCGTGCATGAGAGAGATTAAGGTATCTCAACCTTTCAAATGAGCCCAAGAAATTTGGAATTGGAATTCCTTGAAAATCATTAAAACTTAGGTCCAAGTAATTTAAGTGTTTCAAGTCAAGTAAGGAATCACTTATCTCACCACCCAAACGTGAGAAGCCACCACCCAAACGTGAGAAGTCACCACCAGATTTGAGGTCAACCTTGACAACATGCCCTGTTTGGTTGTTGCAATCCACACCTTTCCACTTGCAGCAATCTGCACCAACCCAGGAAGAAAGCCTACCTGAAGGATCTATCAGTCCATTTTTGAATTCAAGAAGCGCTTTCCGCTCTACCTCAATGCAGCCCTTGTTCATACCACCATCAATGGAATTGATAATAGTAGCTTCAGCTAGGAGAGGCTCGAGAAacagagaaaggagaaaaagagtAAGAAGTAGAAGGGTGGTTTTCCAACTTGCCATTTGATGAATGCAAAGTTGCAAAGTTATTAGTGGGtgctatataaataatttagtcAACTATTTTAAGTCTTTTGGCCGCCATAAATATAGAAGAAATTATCAAGTTCAATCACAATCGGATCACATATCTCTTCTATCCCTGAGTAAATTAATTCAAGACATTAATTACCAAGTTTTTggtccaaagaaaaaaataattttttttattcctaatttACACTCATCTAATTATTaactagaataaaaaatttcaattaattaaaaaaataaaatttagattttaatatttttcccaaattaaaatttcaaaaattaataaattaatctcaACTATGTTATTCATAAATCCCAAGATAGGttacataaaaataagttttaactaagaaaatttctaacattttattACCTACCAAGTATAATTAGAAATCCTAATTATTATGTAATTATCAATTTTCtactaattatataattaattattatgaaattttattatgctaataaattatgatattttggtatattttaaaatatattaaattaccatttttatattattaattttaaaatcaaaataaaaaatataataactaatttttagatattttaacaTGTAAACATAAATAAGTATAACATTTCaaacattaataaaaacaaGCAGTTTAACActtaacaatatttatataataataagaaataaacaacttaaacaCTTAATCAGTCTACTATATTTAAGTCAGTCAAAGTTATGCgtattcaaatttcaaacaaaaaataattaaataccaCCTTACACTTATTATGCATTACTCAAgccatttattttcaatatatatatttttttcaaataattttcataatattttattttcgttTATAGGCTACAATCAACATGGAGGAGGAAGCTTCAAGTAGTtttcttcaattatttaaagttaGTGACTATCcatagaagaaaattttgacacgaatctaaaaagaaaaacaattttcacaCAAGTCTAAAAATGTCTTTTAGAGAAACTATTAAAACATTATTTGAATTTCTCCTCTTGATTGTTGACTTCAAGGACTTTTGTGGCATGTTGATTGTTGA contains these protein-coding regions:
- the LOC132252814 gene encoding receptor-like protein EIX1, with amino-acid sequence MASWKTTLLLLTLFLLSLFLEPLLAEATIINSIDGGMNKGCIEVERKALLEFKNGLIDPSGRLSSWVGADCCKWKGVDCNNQTGHVVKVDLKSGGDFSRLGGGFSRLGGEISDSLLDLKHLNYLDLSFNDFQGIPIPNFLGSFERLRYLNLSHARFGGMIPPHLGNLSQLRYLDLHGGDYYNFSAPLVRVHNLNWLSGLSSLKYLDLGHVNLSKATTNWMQAVNMLPFLLELHLSHCELSHFPQYSNPFVNLTSVSVIDLSYNNFNTTLPGWLFNISTLMDLYLNDATIKGPILHVNLLSLHNLVTLDLSYNNIGSEGIELVNGLSACANSSLEELNLGYNQFGGQLPDSLGLFKNLKSLDLSYNNFVGPFPNSIQHLTNLERLDLSENSISGPIPTWIGNLLRMKRLVLSNNLMNGTIPKSIGQLRELIVLYLNWNAWEGVISEIHFSNLTKLTAFSLLLSPKN